A region from the Panicum hallii strain FIL2 chromosome 1, PHallii_v3.1, whole genome shotgun sequence genome encodes:
- the LOC112878733 gene encoding uncharacterized protein LOC112878733, which produces MPMERSMSCAERGTMYGGAAGADIRSYSASYARPAPAPSAASRVKRARSVSSWTRPAPPHVQRSGSTKSVAAGRPASGLNLRSYSASYAASYGPTVAADGGAGAGGQLKRSGSVTNWSSANRRSVNLRGYTPSFAALDDTAAAPAAVPAAKKAAALDDAELQRRKRLVVYKTYDVEGKVRESVRRGVSWIKGKCSRVVYGWW; this is translated from the coding sequence atgCCTATGGAGAGGTCGATGTCGTGCGCGGAGAGGGGCACCATgtacggcggcgcggcgggggcggacaTCCGGAGCTACAGCGCCTCCTACGCGCGGCCGGCACCGGCGCCGTCGGCGGCGTCGAGGGTGAAGCGCGCCCGGAGCGTGAGCTCGTGGacgcgcccggcgccgccgcacgTGCAGCGGAGCGGGAGCACCAAGagcgtcgccgccggccgcccggccTCGGGGCTGAACCTGCGGTCGTACAGCGCGTCCTACGCGGCCTCCTACGGGCCCACCGTCGCggccgacggcggcgccggcgccggcgggcagcTTAAGCGCTCCGGCAGCGTCACCAACTGGTCCTCCGCCAACCGCCGGTCCGTGAACCTCCGGGGGTACACCCCGTCCTTCGCCGCGCTCGacgacaccgccgccgccccggccgcggtcccggcggccaagaaggcggcggcgctggacgaCGCCGAGCTGCAGCGGAGGAAGCGGCTGGTGGTGTACAAGACGTACGACGTGGAGGGGAAGGTCCGGGAGTCGGTGCGCCGCGGCGTCAGCTGGATCAAGGGCAAGTGCTCCCGCGTGGTGTACGGCTGGTGGTGA